The Deltaproteobacteria bacterium genomic sequence GGCCACAAAGGCGCCTGGTACAGAGAAATCCTGCCATTTAGGCAGAGAGTGGGTTGCGGAGGAGGACAGGTTGGCCCGGGAAGCAAACCCGGGTGCTGGGGCAATGGGGGTTGATTGTCCTACCATCCCCCACAATCAATGAAGCCGGTGAAGTTATTGGCGTCAATGTTTCACTCAGAGCTGACTCGCAAAGTTTGGCATTCGCCATTCCTCATGACTTACTTCGGGCATTAATGCGTGAGAAACGCACGCCGCTTAGTAAATCCGGCGACCATGAAGATTTTGACGAGACTATGCGGGCCCAGCTAGAACGAGTCCAAGAGGAAATATCGACAAGCATTTTGAAGGAAAGTGATTCCAGTCTGCAAATAGGTGGGTGGAGAGTATTTAAACCCTCTAAAATCTTGAAGTGCTGGCATTCTCAAGAAAGTGGCGCTCGTGATCAGACGCAAGTTATTACCGAACAGTGTTATCTATCCGGATCGACTCCAATAAAACGAGATCTTGATGCAGGAACCTTTAGACTGCGCTTTCAAGCGATTGAGAATCGAACGCTTAGTTCCTGGCAATTTGTACATCAATTAAATGAAGAGCTCGAGGATCAGCCGTTTGGCATTGCAGATAAGGTTGAGAAGTTTACCACTAGTTTGCGATGCCGACAGCTTGACCTCAGAAACCCGAAAAATGTTGGGCTTCGTGTTCATTACTGCGTTAATGGATTTTTGCCTTATGCTGAGTCCTACAATATTGAATTTGAGTTAGTTGCATCCTCTGAACAGCGGCGTGCTCTTTTGGTGTCTGGTAGTTTTCTGGGTTTTTCCTCTCACAATGCGTTGGCAATTATCCGTACTATTATTAATAGCATTGCTTTGGATCCCAAATGATTTTGGTTAAAGTTCATGAAGCAGATCACATAGAGACACACAAAGTTGAAATATTTCCTTGTGTCATTGGTCGATCGATGCACTGTGGAATAAGGATTGATGACCCAAGCGTGTCTGCACGTCATGCGGAAATTCATCAATCTGCTGAGGGGTATGTTTTAAAGGATCTCTTTAGCACTAATGGAATTTGGCAGGCAGGCGGAAAAGTCAAAGAAGTCAGATTAGGAGCGCGTGAATCGTTCGTATTTGGCGATGTACAGATCGAATTTTTGACTCAGGATACGTTAGAGCGAACACATGATAGTAAGGTTCTGCCTCA encodes the following:
- a CDS encoding serine protease; the encoded protein is MLGQWGLIVLPSPTINEAGEVIGVNVSLRADSQSLAFAIPHDLLRALMREKRTPLSKSGDHEDFDETMRAQLERVQEEISTSILKESDSSLQIGGWRVFKPSKILKCWHSQESGARDQTQVITEQCYLSGSTPIKRDLDAGTFRLRFQAIENRTLSSWQFVHQLNEELEDQPFGIADKVEKFTTSLRCRQLDLRNPKNVGLRVHYCVNGFLPYAESYNIEFELVASSEQRRALLVSGSFLGFSSHNALAIIRTIINSIALDPK